In Spirosoma aureum, a single genomic region encodes these proteins:
- the pseC gene encoding UDP-4-amino-4,6-dideoxy-N-acetyl-beta-L-altrosamine transaminase, with protein MNHPIPYGRQHIADEDIAAVADVLRGPFLTQGPHIGAFETAFASYIGSQYAVAIANGTAALHLCCMALGVTTETRVITTPITFSASANCVRYCGGEIYFADIDPKTALLDINAVRAVLEQHPKGYFSGIIPVDFAGYPVDMAAFRDLADDYGLWLLEDACHAPGGSFMDQHGVIHRCGDGSLADLAIFSFHPVKHIAAGEGGMITTNDEALYKHLLRLRTHGITNKPAEWTEPYVGEPERGGWYMELQELGYNYRLTDMQAALGTSQLQRVDAMFARRQEIAKRYDEAFSNTNVSIIIPPISVSHAYHLYVIQADDRKGLYDFLRTKNIIAQVHYIPVHLMPYYRQFGWKPGDFPNAERYYARCLSLPMFPTLTTDEQDYVIASVKEFVGA; from the coding sequence ATGAATCACCCCATTCCATACGGTCGACAGCATATTGCAGACGAGGATATCGCTGCCGTTGCCGACGTACTGCGCGGCCCTTTTCTGACGCAGGGGCCCCATATCGGCGCCTTCGAAACGGCTTTTGCCAGCTATATCGGCAGTCAGTATGCCGTTGCAATCGCCAATGGCACAGCCGCACTGCACCTCTGCTGCATGGCGCTTGGCGTCACTACGGAAACGCGGGTGATTACTACACCCATTACTTTTTCGGCATCGGCCAATTGTGTGCGTTACTGTGGTGGCGAGATCTATTTTGCAGATATTGATCCAAAAACGGCTCTGCTCGATATAAATGCGGTGCGGGCTGTGCTCGAACAGCATCCTAAAGGATACTTTTCTGGAATCATCCCGGTCGATTTTGCGGGTTATCCGGTCGATATGGCTGCTTTTCGTGACCTGGCTGATGATTATGGTTTATGGCTTCTGGAAGATGCCTGCCACGCACCAGGCGGGTCGTTTATGGATCAGCATGGAGTCATCCATCGTTGTGGCGACGGTTCGCTGGCCGATCTGGCCATTTTTAGTTTCCATCCAGTCAAGCACATTGCGGCTGGCGAAGGAGGCATGATAACAACCAATGACGAAGCCTTGTATAAGCACCTGCTCCGGCTCCGTACGCATGGCATTACCAACAAGCCAGCTGAATGGACAGAACCATACGTCGGCGAACCCGAGCGTGGTGGCTGGTATATGGAGTTGCAGGAGTTAGGCTACAATTACCGCCTTACCGATATGCAGGCGGCTTTGGGAACCAGCCAACTACAGCGTGTTGATGCCATGTTTGCTCGTCGGCAGGAAATAGCGAAACGATACGACGAAGCGTTTTCTAACACCAATGTTTCAATTATTATTCCACCCATTAGCGTAAGCCATGCGTATCACTTATACGTGATTCAGGCCGATGATCGAAAAGGGTTATACGATTTTCTGCGAACGAAAAATATTATAGCCCAGGTACATTACATACCGGTGCATCTGATGCCCTACTACCGGCAATTTGGCTGGAAACCGGGCGATTTTCCGAATGCAGAACGATACTACGCCCGTTGCTTAAGTCTCCCCATGTTCCCGACATTAACAACTGATGAGCAGGATTACGTTATTGCATCGGTGAAGGAATTTGTAGGCGCATGA
- the pseB gene encoding UDP-N-acetylglucosamine 4,6-dehydratase (inverting), with amino-acid sequence MLDLTNKSILITGGTGSFGKKFIEMVYQRYPNIKRLVVYSRDELKQFEMSQYYPNSTYKSIRFFIGDVRDSERLKRACEGIDIIIHAAALKQVPAAEYNPMECIKTNVFGAENVINAALDNGVKRVVALSTDKAAAPINLYGATKLCSDKLFVAANNMKGSRDLRFSVVRYGNVIGSRGSVVPFFLEKRKDGVLPITHPEMTRFNISLEEGVDMVLYALEHAWGGEIFVPKIPSYRITDVATAIGPDCEQKLVGIRPGEKLHEEMITETDSLNTVETDKYYVITPSTPTWSMDDYMKAFDGRQVEMGFKYNSGTNTEWLNVDQLRDQIREHVDPNFSV; translated from the coding sequence ATGCTTGATCTCACAAATAAATCGATTCTCATTACAGGGGGCACGGGCTCTTTCGGCAAGAAATTCATTGAGATGGTATACCAGCGTTATCCGAATATTAAACGGCTGGTCGTGTACTCCCGCGATGAGCTGAAACAGTTTGAGATGTCGCAGTATTATCCGAATTCAACATATAAGTCCATTCGCTTTTTCATTGGCGATGTGCGCGATAGTGAGCGCCTGAAGCGGGCCTGCGAGGGAATCGATATTATCATTCACGCAGCCGCACTCAAGCAGGTACCTGCCGCCGAATACAATCCCATGGAATGCATTAAAACTAATGTTTTTGGGGCGGAGAATGTAATCAATGCGGCTCTGGACAATGGTGTGAAGCGTGTCGTTGCTCTTTCAACGGATAAAGCAGCTGCGCCCATTAACCTGTATGGGGCTACCAAACTGTGCTCCGACAAACTGTTTGTGGCGGCCAACAACATGAAAGGTAGCCGTGACCTTCGGTTCTCGGTTGTTCGCTATGGTAATGTGATCGGGTCACGGGGTTCAGTAGTGCCGTTCTTTCTGGAAAAACGAAAAGATGGTGTGTTACCCATCACGCACCCGGAAATGACACGCTTCAATATTTCGCTGGAAGAAGGCGTAGACATGGTTCTGTATGCATTGGAGCATGCCTGGGGTGGAGAGATTTTTGTGCCTAAGATTCCATCATACCGCATTACCGATGTAGCCACGGCCATCGGTCCAGATTGTGAGCAGAAGTTAGTCGGTATCCGGCCCGGCGAGAAGCTTCACGAGGAAATGATTACTGAAACCGATTCGCTCAACACCGTCGAGACGGATAAATATTACGTCATTACGCCCTCAACACCGACCTGGAGTATGGATGACTACATGAAGGCATTTGATGGTCGGCAAGTAGAGATGGGTTTCAAATACAACTCAGGCACGAATACCGAATGGCTCAACGTCGATCAGTTACGGGATCAGATTCGGGAGCATGTCGATCCAAATTTCAGTGTATAA
- a CDS encoding motility associated factor glycosyltransferase family protein, with amino-acid sequence MLEAGFNSVNQFLSEFVKSLLSLVKVVIRGRHMARLPIRQLPVCSVLGNGPSLNESLADHFDFIQQTEVVCVNNFAHADIFLRLRPQDYVISDPNYFVFTEQTTDRDDIRRTLSIFLEHVNWPMSLYVPHFAKGSYLLGQIERGNPQIKVVYFNYTVVSGFRWLTYWLYSKGLGMPQAQTVIIAALTLMINRRFETIYLFGADTSWHEQIRLNDQNQLLIKQIHFYDKPKDVTHQPVYSDKYRQRTFSMASQFLSLHKVFRGYEVIRNYADHKGVTILNASAKSYIDAFERTQIKWPVASK; translated from the coding sequence ATGCTTGAAGCTGGTTTTAATTCTGTAAATCAATTCCTGAGCGAATTCGTCAAATCGCTTCTGTCATTGGTAAAAGTTGTCATTCGTGGCCGCCATATGGCTCGATTACCTATCCGGCAGTTGCCTGTCTGCTCCGTATTGGGAAATGGCCCTTCGTTGAATGAGTCGCTGGCTGACCATTTCGACTTCATCCAACAAACAGAAGTAGTTTGCGTCAATAATTTTGCCCACGCCGATATCTTTCTCCGCCTTCGCCCGCAGGATTACGTCATTTCGGACCCTAATTATTTTGTTTTTACCGAACAAACCACCGACCGCGACGATATCCGCCGAACCTTATCGATCTTTCTGGAACATGTAAACTGGCCAATGTCGCTATACGTGCCGCATTTTGCAAAGGGATCTTATCTGCTTGGGCAAATTGAGCGCGGGAACCCCCAGATTAAGGTCGTCTATTTCAATTATACCGTTGTCAGTGGTTTTCGGTGGCTGACCTACTGGCTCTATTCAAAAGGACTGGGAATGCCTCAGGCACAGACCGTTATTATTGCAGCACTCACCCTGATGATCAATCGCCGGTTTGAGACCATTTATCTTTTTGGAGCCGACACATCCTGGCATGAACAGATCCGGCTAAATGATCAGAATCAGTTACTGATCAAACAGATTCACTTTTATGACAAGCCCAAAGATGTAACCCACCAGCCTGTCTATTCAGATAAGTACCGCCAACGCACGTTTTCGATGGCTTCGCAGTTCTTATCCTTACATAAAGTTTTCAGAGGTTACGAAGTTATCCGTAACTATGCCGATCACAAGGGCGTCACGATTTTGAACGCCAGTGCGAAAAGCTATATCGATGCCTTTGAACGAACACAAATCAAATGGCCTGTAGCGAGCAAATAG
- a CDS encoding GNAT family N-acetyltransferase: MTDYIIISQQNPPTADISEFCQPGFFFNESEHLRQQKGMFHLLTALNQRTGRSEARCAFFVGTEGAISPKAAPFGSVEFAENLPDTVLDELLQSLQETARFAGASTLRLVNYPHCYAPKQAERLTDTLVKQGFRVLKKDQNFFLSISENSFEENIDGSERRRLRKCREAGFQFAHWATPNIDKVVTFLQHIWLQKGYRPSLSPERLTCLLTDFSNQFDVFTVKDGAKLAALTVAVRVRQDILYNFMPASDPDYQSFSPMVMLIDGLFTYCQQQDIQLLDLGVSLDADRRPKPSLIRFKQNLGAQSSPKLIFEKTL; the protein is encoded by the coding sequence ATGACAGACTATATTATTATTAGCCAGCAAAACCCACCAACTGCCGACATTTCCGAGTTTTGCCAGCCTGGCTTTTTCTTTAATGAAAGCGAACACTTGAGACAGCAGAAGGGAATGTTTCATCTACTCACGGCTCTTAATCAACGTACTGGCCGGTCTGAAGCCCGATGCGCCTTTTTTGTTGGTACAGAGGGGGCAATTAGTCCTAAAGCTGCTCCATTTGGGTCCGTCGAATTCGCAGAAAATCTGCCAGATACTGTATTAGACGAGTTGCTCCAATCGCTTCAGGAGACAGCTCGTTTCGCGGGGGCTTCTACGCTGCGTCTGGTCAATTATCCGCATTGTTACGCACCTAAACAAGCAGAACGCCTTACAGATACATTAGTCAAGCAGGGGTTCAGAGTGCTCAAAAAAGATCAGAATTTCTTTTTGTCTATTTCCGAAAATTCCTTTGAAGAGAACATTGATGGATCTGAACGCCGACGATTACGAAAATGTAGAGAGGCTGGCTTCCAATTCGCTCATTGGGCAACGCCCAATATTGACAAAGTGGTAACTTTTTTACAGCATATATGGCTTCAAAAAGGGTATAGGCCAAGCTTAAGTCCTGAACGATTAACATGTTTGTTGACCGATTTCTCCAATCAATTCGATGTGTTCACCGTAAAAGACGGTGCTAAACTAGCCGCCCTAACCGTAGCAGTACGAGTACGGCAGGATATTCTTTACAATTTCATGCCCGCATCAGACCCCGATTATCAATCGTTTAGCCCAATGGTTATGCTTATCGATGGGCTATTTACATATTGCCAACAACAGGACATTCAGTTGCTCGATCTGGGTGTCTCACTGGATGCCGATCGTCGGCCAAAACCCAGCCTTATACGGTTCAAGCAAAATCTCGGTGCCCAGTCTTCACCAAAGCTTATCTTTGAGAAAACACTATAA
- a CDS encoding Ppx/GppA phosphatase family protein: MKLAAIDIGSNAARLQISTVLHNDNVVSFKRVEYVRFPLRLGHDVFNFGELTPESEARTAKLMQVYKLLMELHEVEDYMACATSAMREASNGHEVAKRIEASTGIKINIIDGSKEAELINNVVVQALDERQFLHIDVGGGSTELNLYENRQKINSKSFKIGSVRLLEGKETKGAWRKIEDWVEDNIDSTKEIIAVGTGGNISKLFNLASKTSELETTLSEIERIRDYIAGFDQEDRINKLRLNADRADVIVPAAGIYISVMRWAGADKIIVPDLGLKDGIIQLVYAQLGKKKHVL, encoded by the coding sequence ATGAAACTAGCAGCCATCGATATCGGTTCCAATGCAGCTCGTCTGCAGATCTCAACGGTGTTACATAACGACAACGTTGTTAGCTTCAAGCGTGTCGAATACGTACGGTTCCCGCTTCGGCTGGGGCACGATGTATTCAATTTTGGCGAGCTTACTCCTGAAAGTGAAGCCCGAACGGCCAAACTCATGCAGGTTTACAAACTGCTGATGGAACTGCATGAAGTGGAAGATTATATGGCCTGCGCTACATCGGCCATGCGCGAAGCCTCCAATGGGCACGAGGTCGCTAAACGGATCGAAGCCTCAACAGGCATTAAGATTAACATTATTGATGGGAGCAAAGAAGCAGAACTTATTAATAATGTAGTAGTTCAGGCGCTTGATGAACGGCAGTTTCTTCATATTGATGTGGGCGGTGGCAGCACCGAACTGAATCTCTATGAGAATCGCCAGAAAATCAATTCCAAATCGTTCAAAATCGGCTCGGTGCGGCTACTGGAAGGCAAAGAAACCAAAGGGGCCTGGCGAAAAATTGAAGACTGGGTTGAGGATAATATCGATTCGACTAAAGAAATTATTGCTGTCGGCACCGGAGGTAACATCAGTAAATTATTCAACCTGGCGTCTAAAACCTCTGAATTAGAAACAACCCTTTCAGAAATTGAACGGATTCGTGATTACATCGCTGGTTTTGACCAGGAAGACCGTATCAACAAACTCCGTCTGAATGCCGACCGTGCTGATGTGATCGTACCAGCCGCCGGGATTTATATTTCCGTTATGAGATGGGCTGGAGCCGATAAGATTATTGTTCCAGATCTGGGTTTGAAAGATGGTATCATTCAATTAGTATACGCCCAGCTAGGGAAGAAAAAACACGTTCTCTAA
- the metH gene encoding methionine synthase, with amino-acid sequence MGTMIQRYNLTEADYRGERFKDYPHDVKGNNDLLSITQPQIIQEIHKQYLEAGADIIETNTFSGTSIAMADYHMEKLAYELNYESARIAKEVTEELTKQNPDKPRFVAGAMGPTNRTASLSPDVNNPAYRAVTFDELVNAYYEQVSGLVEGGADLLLVETIFDTLNAKAAMFAIDKYFNLNPQQPVRPIMISGTITDASGRTLSGQTTEAFLYSVSHLPLLSVGLNCALGAELMRPYIQTLSKEAPFFTSAYPNAGLPNEFGEYDETPDMMALQIEDFIKSSFVNIVGGCCGSTPDHIRAIANVAAKYPPRQLPEPEPYQKLSGLEPLKITEQTNFLNVGERTNVTGSKKFARLIKEGNYDEALSIARGQVEGGAQVIDINMDEGMLDSAEAMKTFLNLIAAEPDIARVPIMVDSSKWEVIEAGLKCVQGKAIVNSISLKEGEEAFIERAQLVKRYGAAAVVMAFDETGQADSYERRIEICERAYRILVDKVHFAPQDIIFDPNILTVATGIEEHNNYAVDFINATRWIKQNLPLAKVSGGVSNISFSFRGNDVVREAMHSAFLYHAIRAGMDMGIVNAGQLEVYDNIPKDLLERCEDVLLNRRDDATERLVDFAETVKAKGKAIIQDESWRLEPVNERLKHALVKGITDYIDQDVEEARQLVERPLHVIEGPLMDGMNVVGDLFGAGKMFLPQVVKSARVMKKAVAYLTPFIEAEKSGEGSSSAGKILLATVKGDVHDIGKNIVGVVLGCNNYEIIDLGVMVPTQKILDAAREHNVDIIGLSGLITPSLDEMVGVAKEMERQGFTLPLLIGGATTSRIHTAVKVDPHYSGPVIHVLDASRSVPVAGRLVSETDATRELIFTQIKAEYAKLRDDHAKRQKEKNLLGIEKARANRTVIDWQNFEPTKPTFLGNRYFDDYSIAELANYIDWTPFFQTWQLHGKYPAIFDDAVVGKEARQLFDDANQLLQEIIDNKLLKAKAVVGFYPANSADDDVLLHDFEENVRDVPCERHGSHRHIEYKISKAQSQTAVSPAGELIYDTKTVLHFLRQQNQKAPGLPNFCLSDFIAPLESGREDYIGGFAVTAGIGIEALIDKFERDHDDYNSIMVKAIADRLAEAFAERMHERVRTEFWPYAAGEKLSNEQLVKEAYQGIRPAPGYPACPDHTEKGKLFDLLDANKIDIELTESYAMYPASSVSGFYFSHPESRYFAVGKINKDQILDYAQRKNMPVEEIERWLAPVLSYDA; translated from the coding sequence ATGGGAACGATGATCCAGCGGTATAACCTGACTGAAGCCGATTATCGGGGTGAGCGCTTTAAAGACTATCCGCACGATGTAAAGGGAAATAATGATTTGCTGTCGATCACGCAGCCGCAGATCATTCAGGAAATCCATAAACAATATCTGGAGGCAGGTGCCGATATTATCGAAACCAATACGTTCAGTGGTACATCCATTGCCATGGCGGATTACCACATGGAAAAGCTGGCCTATGAACTGAACTATGAGTCAGCACGCATTGCAAAGGAAGTAACTGAGGAATTAACAAAGCAAAATCCGGATAAACCGCGCTTTGTTGCGGGAGCAATGGGGCCTACAAACCGGACTGCTTCTCTTTCGCCCGACGTAAATAATCCGGCGTATCGGGCTGTTACGTTCGATGAACTGGTGAATGCCTACTATGAGCAGGTAAGTGGTTTAGTAGAGGGGGGCGCCGACCTGCTGTTGGTCGAAACGATCTTTGATACACTGAATGCCAAGGCGGCTATGTTCGCCATTGACAAGTATTTCAATTTAAACCCGCAGCAGCCTGTTCGCCCAATCATGATATCCGGCACCATTACTGATGCCAGTGGTCGGACATTATCGGGTCAGACAACCGAAGCTTTTTTATATTCAGTTTCACATTTGCCCCTGCTCAGTGTAGGGCTCAACTGTGCATTGGGGGCCGAATTGATGCGGCCTTATATTCAGACGCTCTCGAAAGAGGCACCGTTCTTTACCTCGGCCTATCCGAACGCGGGCCTGCCCAACGAATTTGGTGAATACGACGAAACGCCGGACATGATGGCGTTGCAAATCGAAGATTTCATTAAAAGTAGTTTTGTCAATATTGTTGGCGGTTGCTGCGGCTCTACACCTGATCACATTCGGGCCATTGCCAACGTAGCGGCCAAATATCCGCCACGACAACTCCCAGAGCCTGAACCCTATCAGAAATTGAGCGGCCTGGAGCCGCTCAAAATTACGGAGCAAACGAATTTCCTGAACGTTGGTGAACGAACCAACGTGACCGGTTCTAAGAAATTTGCCCGGCTTATTAAAGAAGGTAATTACGACGAAGCACTGAGCATTGCGCGTGGTCAGGTTGAAGGCGGAGCGCAGGTGATCGACATTAACATGGATGAAGGCATGTTGGATTCGGCAGAAGCTATGAAGACTTTCCTGAACCTGATTGCTGCCGAGCCTGATATTGCCCGTGTACCCATCATGGTCGACTCATCGAAATGGGAGGTCATTGAGGCAGGGCTGAAATGCGTCCAGGGAAAAGCCATCGTAAACTCTATTTCGCTCAAAGAAGGCGAAGAAGCGTTCATTGAACGGGCCCAATTGGTTAAACGCTACGGTGCAGCTGCGGTTGTGATGGCATTCGACGAAACCGGTCAGGCGGATTCGTACGAGCGTCGTATTGAAATCTGCGAACGAGCTTATCGAATTCTGGTCGATAAAGTTCATTTCGCCCCGCAGGACATTATTTTCGATCCCAATATTCTGACTGTTGCAACGGGAATTGAGGAGCACAATAACTACGCCGTTGACTTTATCAATGCTACGCGCTGGATTAAGCAAAACCTGCCGCTGGCTAAAGTCAGCGGGGGTGTATCGAATATTTCGTTCAGTTTTCGAGGTAACGATGTTGTACGCGAAGCCATGCACTCGGCCTTTCTGTACCATGCAATTCGGGCAGGGATGGACATGGGTATTGTCAATGCCGGGCAATTAGAGGTTTATGACAATATTCCAAAAGATTTGCTGGAACGTTGCGAAGACGTGCTGTTAAACCGTCGGGACGATGCCACGGAACGGTTAGTCGATTTCGCCGAAACCGTAAAAGCAAAGGGCAAAGCGATCATACAGGACGAAAGCTGGCGGCTCGAACCTGTCAATGAGCGGCTCAAACATGCGCTTGTAAAAGGAATCACGGACTATATCGATCAGGATGTAGAGGAAGCACGTCAGCTAGTTGAGCGTCCATTGCACGTCATTGAAGGCCCATTGATGGATGGGATGAACGTTGTGGGCGATCTGTTTGGCGCTGGAAAAATGTTTCTTCCACAGGTTGTAAAATCGGCACGGGTCATGAAAAAGGCCGTGGCTTATCTGACGCCCTTTATCGAAGCCGAAAAATCGGGAGAAGGCTCATCATCGGCCGGAAAAATCCTGCTGGCAACCGTCAAGGGCGATGTTCACGACATTGGCAAAAACATTGTTGGTGTCGTATTAGGCTGTAATAACTACGAGATCATTGACCTTGGCGTGATGGTCCCAACGCAGAAAATTCTGGATGCCGCCCGCGAACATAACGTTGATATTATCGGGCTGAGCGGATTGATTACGCCCTCTTTAGACGAGATGGTTGGAGTGGCTAAGGAAATGGAACGCCAGGGATTCACCCTGCCCTTACTGATTGGTGGAGCCACAACGTCACGTATTCATACGGCGGTTAAAGTTGATCCGCATTATTCGGGTCCGGTCATTCACGTACTCGATGCCAGCCGGAGCGTTCCGGTTGCCGGTCGGCTTGTTAGTGAAACCGATGCTACTCGCGAGCTGATTTTTACTCAAATTAAAGCGGAATATGCCAAACTCCGCGATGACCATGCCAAGCGTCAGAAGGAGAAAAATTTGTTGGGAATCGAAAAAGCGCGCGCTAATCGTACCGTAATTGATTGGCAGAACTTCGAGCCGACCAAACCAACTTTCCTGGGCAATCGCTATTTCGATGATTATTCGATTGCAGAACTAGCCAATTACATCGATTGGACGCCTTTTTTCCAGACCTGGCAATTACACGGTAAATATCCGGCCATTTTCGACGATGCTGTCGTTGGGAAAGAAGCCCGTCAGCTGTTCGACGATGCAAATCAGCTCTTGCAGGAAATCATCGACAATAAGCTGCTGAAAGCCAAAGCTGTGGTTGGGTTCTATCCGGCTAACTCGGCCGATGACGACGTCTTGCTGCACGATTTTGAAGAGAACGTACGCGATGTTCCCTGCGAACGTCATGGTTCACATCGGCACATCGAGTATAAAATCAGCAAAGCTCAGTCGCAGACGGCAGTGAGTCCGGCAGGGGAATTAATATATGATACTAAAACGGTGCTTCATTTCCTGCGCCAGCAGAACCAGAAAGCGCCAGGATTGCCAAATTTCTGCCTGTCTGACTTCATCGCTCCCTTAGAAAGCGGTCGGGAAGATTATATCGGCGGGTTTGCCGTTACGGCTGGAATCGGTATCGAAGCATTGATCGACAAGTTTGAGCGCGACCATGACGACTATAACAGCATCATGGTGAAGGCGATTGCTGATCGGTTGGCTGAAGCATTTGCGGAACGGATGCACGAACGCGTACGAACAGAATTCTGGCCGTATGCCGCTGGTGAAAAATTGAGTAATGAGCAATTGGTTAAGGAAGCATATCAGGGTATTCGCCCTGCTCCGGGCTACCCAGCCTGTCCTGACCATACTGAAAAAGGTAAGCTGTTCGATCTGCTGGACGCCAACAAAATCGATATTGAACTAACCGAAAGCTATGCTATGTACCCAGCGTCTTCGGTGAGTGGTTTTTATTTCTCACACCCCGAATCAAGGTATTTTGCGGTCGGCAAAATTAATAAAGACCAGATTCTGGATTATGCGCAACGGAAGAATATGCCCGTAGAAGAGATTGAACGTTGGCTGGCTCCGGTGTTGAGCTATGATGCGTAG
- a CDS encoding fasciclin domain-containing protein — protein MKTFKLFVSLITFLTIGHLSFAQENSVMVGGAPMYPSKNIIENAVNSKDHTTLVAAVKAAGLVETLSGPGPFTVFAPTNKAFDKLPKGTVETLVKPESKAMLTSILTYHVVAGKMSAADLMKAIADGGGKATLTTVAGGTLTAMQKGKKIELTDAKGGVATVTIPDVNQSNGVIHVIDTVLMP, from the coding sequence ATGAAAACGTTCAAATTATTTGTTTCTCTAATTACCTTTTTAACGATCGGCCATCTTTCTTTTGCTCAGGAAAATTCCGTTATGGTTGGTGGAGCTCCCATGTATCCTTCGAAAAATATCATCGAAAATGCAGTGAACTCAAAGGATCATACGACACTGGTAGCGGCTGTTAAAGCAGCTGGCCTTGTTGAAACACTGTCTGGTCCTGGCCCATTCACGGTGTTTGCACCAACGAATAAAGCCTTCGACAAACTTCCAAAAGGTACCGTTGAGACATTGGTCAAGCCAGAAAGCAAAGCCATGTTAACCAGCATTCTGACGTACCATGTAGTGGCGGGCAAAATGAGTGCTGCCGATTTGATGAAAGCTATTGCAGATGGTGGTGGAAAGGCAACCCTAACTACGGTTGCCGGTGGTACACTCACAGCCATGCAAAAAGGCAAGAAAATTGAGTTGACAGACGCTAAAGGTGGCGTAGCAACGGTTACGATTCCAGATGTGAATCAGTCAAACGGCGTAATTCACGTTATCGATACAGTATTGATGCCTTAA
- a CDS encoding sensor histidine kinase — protein MHQRQYHRYLSDKEEIKNLNQRELLQSQLEIQNQTFQQIGEELHDNIGQLLTVALMRLNTLEDEVIDPDAQQSVQQTREIIRTIITDVRALAKTLDHDTVRRFGLLASLTLELERIQRTGRIQIQFQTSGETYSLGEQTETVLLRMTQESLNNALKHAQAQSITVSVDYQPTLFILSISDDGRGFELEDVAKRALDKAGVGLTNLYRRAGLLGGTCSIVSHPGAGTRVEIKLPRT, from the coding sequence ATGCATCAACGTCAATATCATCGCTACTTATCTGATAAAGAGGAGATTAAAAACTTAAACCAGCGCGAACTTCTTCAGTCTCAATTAGAAATCCAGAATCAGACTTTTCAACAGATTGGCGAAGAACTTCATGATAACATAGGCCAACTGCTTACGGTAGCGCTCATGCGGCTAAATACACTCGAAGACGAGGTTATCGACCCAGATGCTCAGCAGTCTGTACAGCAGACCCGTGAGATCATCAGAACGATCATCACTGATGTGCGGGCGCTGGCTAAAACACTTGATCACGATACGGTTCGACGATTTGGGCTATTGGCTAGTCTGACCCTTGAACTCGAACGGATTCAACGGACTGGGCGTATCCAGATACAGTTTCAGACGAGTGGTGAGACGTATTCGCTTGGTGAACAGACCGAGACAGTGTTATTACGCATGACTCAGGAATCGTTGAACAATGCGCTCAAACATGCTCAGGCTCAGAGCATAACAGTTTCAGTCGACTATCAGCCGACCCTATTTATACTCTCAATTTCCGATGATGGTCGTGGATTTGAATTAGAGGATGTAGCTAAACGTGCCCTTGATAAAGCTGGTGTAGGATTGACCAATCTTTATCGACGGGCCGGGCTGTTAGGAGGAACCTGTAGTATCGTTAGCCACCCCGGTGCTGGTACACGCGTCGAAATTAAGCTACCGCGTACGTAA
- a CDS encoding response regulator transcription factor: protein MPTSIAIADDHRLLAEALSDLIQKYDNYEVLYVAANGRDLLNRLHQGPVPDIALVDLNMPEMDGFETAVQLRQHYPAIRVLALSMTDREEHIVRMIRNGARGYLLKGCRPAELRQALDEVMAKGFYYSDFLTSQLIRSLNTPESGSSSSYFNLNGREYDFLKLACSELTYNEIADRMCVSPRTVDGYREAVFQKMGVRTRVGMVIEAVRNGLIEL from the coding sequence ATGCCAACTTCCATTGCTATTGCCGATGATCATCGTCTATTGGCCGAGGCCCTTTCCGACTTAATCCAGAAATATGATAATTACGAAGTCCTCTATGTAGCCGCTAACGGTCGTGACCTGTTAAACCGACTGCACCAAGGACCTGTACCAGACATTGCACTGGTTGATTTGAATATGCCCGAAATGGATGGTTTTGAAACGGCCGTACAACTTCGTCAGCATTACCCGGCAATACGTGTGCTGGCTCTTTCAATGACTGATCGTGAAGAACATATCGTTCGCATGATTCGGAACGGCGCGCGTGGTTATCTCCTCAAAGGATGCCGACCTGCTGAGCTTCGCCAGGCTCTGGATGAGGTTATGGCTAAAGGGTTTTATTATTCTGATTTCCTGACTTCACAACTTATTCGTAGTTTAAATACACCCGAATCGGGAAGCTCATCTTCCTATTTCAACCTTAATGGTCGTGAATATGATTTCCTGAAATTGGCGTGTAGTGAGCTCACATACAACGAAATAGCCGATCGTATGTGTGTGAGCCCACGAACTGTAGATGGCTACCGCGAGGCTGTTTTCCAAAAAATGGGGGTTCGAACCCGGGTCGGTATGGTTATAGAGGCCGTACGTAACGGGTTAATCGAGTTATAG